GCGCGCCCAGCGCCTCGCGCACGCCCTGCAAGGCGCCGGACAGCTTGCCCATCGTCTCCGCGCGCAGCGCCACGGAGGACTCGTGGCCGGACAGGCCCAGCGCGCGGGGCGCCTGGGCGAACAGCGCGTCCGAGCCGGTGCGCAGCCGGGCGGAGAGCGCGCGCAGCATGGCGTGCCGCGAGTCGTCCTCCTTCAGCGAGGCCACCGCGTCGCGAGACAGCTCCTCCAGCCGGTAGTTGGAGACGCCCACGCCGAAGTGGCCGCTGGCCGCGTCCTCCAGCGCGTGCGCCTCGTCGAAGATGACGGCGTCGTACCAGGGCAGCACGCCCTCGGTGCGCTTGCCGGAGCTGCGCAGCGCCAGGTCCGCGAAGAACAGGTGGTGGTTCACCACCAGCAGGTCCGCGGCCTCCGCGCGCTTGCGCATGCGAGTGACGAAGCACGACTCGTACTGAGGGCAGCGCGTGCCCAGGCACGTCTCGGACGTGGTGGACAGCCGCGACCAGGCGCCGAAGGACTCCGGCAGGTCCAGCTCGCCGCGGTCACCCGTCTGCGTCTGCTCGGCCCACGTCTTCAACCGCGACCAGTAGCGCGACTCGTCGCGCGAGCCGAACTGCGGGTCCTGCGCGAAGGACGCGTAGCGGTGCAGGCACAGGTAGTTGCCTCGGCCCTTCAGGTACGCGGCCTCGAAGCGCAGGCCCAGCTTCTCGCGCAGCAGCGGCAGGTCCTTGAAGAAGACCTGGTCCTGGAGCGTCTTCGTCGCCGTGGACACCACCACCCGGCGCCCCGACAGCAGCGCGGGCACCAGGTAGGCGAGCGTCTTGCCCGTCCCCGTGCCCGCCTCGGCCAGCAGGTAGCTTTGCTCGGCGAAGGCGCGCTCCACGGCGCGTGCCATCTGGAGCTGCTCCGGCCGGTGCTCGTATGCGGGCAGCGCCACCTGGAGCGCTCCGCCGGGGCCCAGCAGGCTGTCTACGGAGGGTGTGGGAGAGACGGGGAGCGACATCGCGTGTCAGGGGCCTTTGGGAAGCGGCCGGACACGTTATCAGCGAGTCCGCCTCCAGGCCCGTTTCCAGCCACGCGCGCGCCGCGAGCCCCGCACGGACGGCCGCTCCTCGGGGAGGCGCGGCGCCCCACCCGTCACATCACCGGGCCACCCAGCAGCTCCCGCAGGCGCTGGATGATGAAGGCCGCCAGGCCCAGCACCACCACGAAGAGCACCGCCACCGCCGCCGCGCGCAGGCGCCGCGTCGCGAGCGACTCGACGGAGCCCTCCTCCGGACTGGTGGGCACCACCATGGAGGCGCGTCGCACCACCTCGTCGCGGGCGCGACGCGCCAGGGCGTCATCCGGCGCGCGGGCCAGCCGCACCCGGTACAGCCGACCGGCCCCGGCCAGCTCGCCGCGCCCCATGGCCAGCGTCAGCAGGCGGTCGTGCGCCTCCCAGTCCTCCCACCGCCCCGCCAGCTCGCGCCACGCCTCCATCAGCGTGTCCGACGGGCGGTGCTCCTCCGGGATGAAGTTCGCGAACACCAGCCCGCAGGCCGAACAGGACAGGTCCTCCTCCCGACGCGAGGACACGCACTTGGGGCAGTGTCCCGGCGGAGGAGCGAAGAGCGAATCGTCATCCAGGGGCACGCGCAGCGCGGGGTCGGCGCCGCGCACCACACGCAGGGCCGGGGAGGAGCTGGCGCGCGTCGCGGGCGGCTCGGCGGCGGGTGGCGCCGTGCCGTCGAGCCCCTCGCCCACGGGAGTCGCCACCGCGACGGAGGCCGCCGTGGCCGTGGACGCGCGGACGCGATTCTCCACGCCGCAGCGCTGGCAGGGCACCACCAGCGTGCCGCCGTCCACCCGGAACGTCTCCAGGGGGATGAGCCGCTCACAAGAGTCACACTGGAACTTCATGACACCACCTGACGCAGCGGGACCGGCATCGCGCAGCCGATGAGCGCCAGCATACACAGGGCGCAGATCCACTTGCGCGTGGGGCTCAAGGGCTCGAGCGGCTCCAGGACCTCCGGGTGCCCGAAGCCCACCACCTTGCTCGTCACCAGCAGCCACAGCCCCCACGAGGCGGTGACGAAGAGCGTGAGGAACAGCAGCACCGCCGCCATGGCGCGCCCCACCCAGTGCGCGTGCCGGCCCAGCAGCGCGAAGGCCAGGTGCCCGCCGTCGAGCTGGCCCATGGGCATCAGGTTGAGCAACGTGACGAGCAGGCCGAACCAGCCCGCGATGACCACCGGGTGGACGAGCACGTCCTTGCCCTCGGGCAGGGGGCCCAGCGCCAGCCGCGTCAGCCCCTGCATCAGCAGGCTGTCGCCGAAGATGGTCTGCACGCCGTTGAAGACCGGCTCCGGCTCCGGCGGCGCGTGCGTCACCTTCGCCATGACCCAGGCGAACACCTCCCGCCCGTAGGCCCACAGCGACGCGTCCCCGGGGAAGCGCGAGGGCACCTGGGGCGCGTCCACCACCGTCGAGTGCGACAGGCCCCAGTAGAGGATGGGGATGGCCACCACCAGCCCCGCCAGCGGCCCCGCCGCGCCGATGTCCACCAGCGCGTTGCGGTGGGGGATGCGATCCCGGATGCGGATGACGGCGCCGAGCGTGCCCACGCCCAGCACCGGCAGCGGGATGAAGTATGGCAGCGACGTGTCCACCCGGTGGATGCGCGCCAGCACGTAGTGACCCATCTCGTGGGTCCCGAGGATGGCCAGCAGCGACAGGCTGAACGACAGCGCCCGCTGCGCCGCCTCCGCCGTCACCTCATCCAGTGAGTAGGGTCGCTGGAAGTGGAAGTAGAGCAGGTACGAGGTGAATGTCGTCACCACCGTCAACAGGAACAGCAGCAGGTGGACCCAGTACCGGGGCGCGGCGCGTGCGGCGGGGGCGATGTCCATTCGGAGGGCCTCGACCGTGGGCTACCAAGGCGAGGTGGGCAATGCAACGCGGGTCCGTGACACGGTCGGCGCACAGTGTGTCCGGTCGGACCTTGACTTGGAGTCGACATCTGCTACGACCCCCGCCCGCTTGAGGTCTCAACCGAACGGCCGGGCGCAGGCTCACCGCGTCCGTCCACCGCACAAGCGATTTCTCAACGAGGGGAAAAACATGAAGAAGCTCATCCTGTCGGCGGTTGCCGCGGCCAGCCTGGTTGGCTGCACCAGCGTCGAGAGTGCCGTTGTCTCCGGTAACGAGATTGCCGCCAACGGCGAGGCCGTCGCTGTCGTCCAGGCGAACGCGCTGGGCCTGACCGCCATCTTCCACATCGTGGACATCGTGCAGAGCGACCTCGACACCGTGGTGAACAAGCTCCTGGTGGCCGAGGCCAAGGCCATGGGCGCCTCCAAGGTCGACCTGAAGTCGGCCGGCACCACGCCCCGCCACGGCATCTACGCGCTGTTCGGCTTCATCATCGGCTTCCCGTCCTCCAGCGCGGTCGGCGTGGCGGTGAAGTAGTCCAGGCGGCCGGCCAGCAAGGCGGCACCCGGGAGGCCCCCTGGCGACAGGCGGGCCTCCTTGCTTTTGCGCATCCCTCCTGCCCCACTGTCCCTCCCATGCGTATCCGTCTCGTCGCCTCCTGTGTCCTCCTGGCCCTGTCGGGCTGCACCTCGCGCAAGCCGCCGGAGGACGCCGCCACCGCCCAGCTCGCCCCGGAGGTGAAGCAGCGGCTGGTCGAGCGCGAGACGAAGCTGTCCGCGTACCGGCTCACGGGCACGGTGAAGGACGAGGGGATGGAGGCGGTGGCGTTCCAGTTCGACTTCCGCGCGCCGCAGCGCATGCGCGGCACGCTGGGCTCGCCGGCGGTGCGCACCTTCTCGTGGGATGGCACGCACCTGTTCGAGCAGCTCGACGGAGACAAGCGCTTCACGCAATACAAGTCGGAGCTGCCCCCGGCGAAGCTGGCGGCGTTCCTGACGGAGACGTTCACCCCCTTCATGCCGGAGGGCTACCGCGCGCCGCTGGTGGGCCGAGGTGTCACGCTGCGCAAGACGAAGCACGCGCGCGCGCCGGAGGCGGTGGAGGTGGCCCAGTCTCTGGGCGCCGATACGGGTGGGATGGAGCTGGTGTACGTGCTGCGCTGGCCGGGGTTGGACTTCCTGGGGAAGTTCACGCGCACGCCCGCGGGTATCGGCGCGGAGGTGCGGATGGAGGAGGAGCACTGCGACGAGGCGCTGGGCGTGTGCGTGCCCAAGCGGCTCACGCGGTGGGTGGACGGCAAGCAGGTGGGGGAGACGGTCCTCACCCGTGTGGAGCTGAACAGTCCGTCTCCGAACGACGCGTTCACGCTCACGGCGCCGGAGGGTTACGACGTGAAGAGCCGGACACTCGTGGAGGCGACGGAGGGTTCCACGCCCTTCGGCGGTTGACCGTCCAGCGGAGCGGACCCACCTTGGGACCGGAGGGTCTGCCATGGTGGAGAACGTCATCTTCGACGTGGATGGGACGCTGGTGGACTCGGTGGATGAGCACGCCGAGGCGTGGCGCCGGGCCTTCCTGCACTTCGGACGGGACATCCCCTTCGCGCACGTGCGCAGCCAGATTGGCAAGGGGGCGGATCAGCTCATTCCGGTCTTCTTCAACGACGAGGAGCTGGAGCGCTTCGGCAAGGAGCTGGAGGAGTACCGCTCCACGCTGTACCTGCGCGAGTTCCTGCCCAAGGTGCGCCCCTTCCCGCGCGTGCGCGAGCTGTTCCAGCGCCTGCGCAAGGGCGGCGTGCGCCTGGCGCTCGCCACCAGCGCGAACGAGGACGAGCTGAAACACTACGTGCGGCTGTGCGACATCGAGGGCCTGTTCGAGACGAAGACGAACAAGGACGAGGTGGAGCAGAGCAAGCCGCACCCGGACATCTTCGAGGCGGCGATGATCCGGCTCGGCCGCCCCGCCGCGAGCACCACCGTGGTGGTGGGTGATACCCCCTTCGACGCGCTCGCCGCCGCGAAGCTCGGGCTCCCCACCGTGGGCGTGCGCGCGGGGGGCTTCCCGCCGGATGACCTGCGCGCCGCCGGGTGCCGGACGCTCGTGAAGGACGCGGCGGAGCTGCTGCGTCGCTACGAGTCCGCGCCTCGGGAGTGGCCGTGGAACGAGCAGGACGCGGCCCACGCCGCGAAGGACGAGGAGCCTCGCTGAGTCGGGGTGGGTTGTCTGGAGGTCGCTCGCGGGGGGCATGCGCTCACGGCGCGTCGAGGGTGGAACGACGAGGCGGGTGAGGTGGTGCCGAGGATGGTGCCGCGCCCACCCTCTGCGGTGACTTCACGCTCGGGGAGCGGAGGGCATTCGGTGGGGCGTGGGTGTGTGCGCACGGCGGGCGTTGCGTTGCCGTGAGGGCTTCGTCGGGTCGGTGGTGGGGACTCGAGCGCGTGGCCCGTCCCCGACCGTGTCATCGGGCGGGGACGGGGCCAGGGTGACGCGGACTACCTGCGCGAGCCGCGGCTGCGCGAGGTGGTGCGACGGCGGGTGCTCGTGCCTCGGCGGCTGGTCCCCCGCTTCGCCGTGCTCCGGGAGCGGTTGGAAGTCGAGGCGCGGCGCGCGGTGGCCCTGCGCGCGGCGGTGCTGCGCGCGGTGGCCTTGCGGCCCGTGCGCGTGGCGCGGGCGGGCTTGCGCGTCCGGCTGGACGTGGCGCGGCGCGCGGTCGCGGCGCGCTTGCGAGCGGCCTTCCGTGCGTTGGCGCGTGCCACCGGGCGACGGCGGGCCGTCTTGGCCTTGCTGCCGGAGCCGCCCTTCTCACCGCCACCGGTGAGCTTGTTCACGGTGGCCCAAGCGCGGGACGCCGCCGTCTTCTCCGGCGTGCCGCGGCCCTCGTAGGACTGCTCGATCTTCCGGGCCATCCGCTTCTGTTTGGCCGTGTACTTGGCCTTGCTTCCTCGTGCCATGCGTTGCCCTCCAGGCAATGCGTCAAGGCCGGCAAGAAGCCGGCGTCGCCTGGAAGGTGAGCAGCCACATCGCCCGTGGGAAGGGGTGGCGCGACGACTCGGGTCCACTTCGCGAGGTCGGCACCCACATGCGCGGAGATGAGCGCACTCGCGTGGCGGTGAGAAATCGCCGCGCGGATGCGTCACGTGTGGCGGGTTCGCGGCAGGCGAGGCTGGAACCCAAACCCTTGCCGTCTTTGGAGAAAACGCTGAGCCGTCTCGACATGCGTCATCGCCGCCGCGCTGTGGTTCACGCTGTCCCCGGGATGAGCGCCTGTGGCGACG
The genomic region above belongs to Myxococcus stipitatus and contains:
- a CDS encoding ATP-dependent DNA helicase; its protein translation is MSLPVSPTPSVDSLLGPGGALQVALPAYEHRPEQLQMARAVERAFAEQSYLLAEAGTGTGKTLAYLVPALLSGRRVVVSTATKTLQDQVFFKDLPLLREKLGLRFEAAYLKGRGNYLCLHRYASFAQDPQFGSRDESRYWSRLKTWAEQTQTGDRGELDLPESFGAWSRLSTTSETCLGTRCPQYESCFVTRMRKRAEAADLLVVNHHLFFADLALRSSGKRTEGVLPWYDAVIFDEAHALEDAASGHFGVGVSNYRLEELSRDAVASLKEDDSRHAMLRALSARLRTGSDALFAQAPRALGLSGHESSVALRAETMGKLSGALQGVREALGALSAFSAGEREPELAAITRRANELEEQLTFLEKAESVDHVYWAEQRGKGLFLRASPIDVAKELRERMYGALDTVVFTSATLAADSRFDFFARRMGLYGDDGQPVTKVRTLSVPSPFDYPRQAALYLPTHLPDPSAPGFIEAAAEEIVQLCQVTGGRAFVLFTSLRNMVRAYELAAGRLPYQALLQGERPKQQLLESFRDTPSVLFAAHSFWEGVDVPGDALSLVIIDRLPFASPGDPLVAARINQLQMRGEEPFEQYQLPQAALALRQGFGRLIRTQSDKGIVAMLDRRIVTKSYGRVFLDSLPDARRMDDLTELSRWFNGPVRALRSVE
- a CDS encoding HAD family hydrolase, which gives rise to MVENVIFDVDGTLVDSVDEHAEAWRRAFLHFGRDIPFAHVRSQIGKGADQLIPVFFNDEELERFGKELEEYRSTLYLREFLPKVRPFPRVRELFQRLRKGGVRLALATSANEDELKHYVRLCDIEGLFETKTNKDEVEQSKPHPDIFEAAMIRLGRPAASTTVVVGDTPFDALAAAKLGLPTVGVRAGGFPPDDLRAAGCRTLVKDAAELLRRYESAPREWPWNEQDAAHAAKDEEPR
- a CDS encoding site-2 protease family protein, which encodes MDIAPAARAAPRYWVHLLLFLLTVVTTFTSYLLYFHFQRPYSLDEVTAEAAQRALSFSLSLLAILGTHEMGHYVLARIHRVDTSLPYFIPLPVLGVGTLGAVIRIRDRIPHRNALVDIGAAGPLAGLVVAIPILYWGLSHSTVVDAPQVPSRFPGDASLWAYGREVFAWVMAKVTHAPPEPEPVFNGVQTIFGDSLLMQGLTRLALGPLPEGKDVLVHPVVIAGWFGLLVTLLNLMPMGQLDGGHLAFALLGRHAHWVGRAMAAVLLFLTLFVTASWGLWLLVTSKVVGFGHPEVLEPLEPLSPTRKWICALCMLALIGCAMPVPLRQVVS
- a CDS encoding transcriptional regulator, which encodes MARGSKAKYTAKQKRMARKIEQSYEGRGTPEKTAASRAWATVNKLTGGGEKGGSGSKAKTARRRPVARANARKAARKRAATARRATSSRTRKPARATRTGRKATARSTAARRATARRASTSNRSRSTAKRGTSRRGTSTRRRTTSRSRGSRR